From Halococcus saccharolyticus DSM 5350, a single genomic window includes:
- a CDS encoding Gfo/Idh/MocA family protein: protein MTEDTLEIGVAGLGTYGLLRAEILAEFGHTVYGSDASPDAREEFERRVGTAVFERPAELFERDLDGVLVTTPNKFHEPVATAAMERGFDMFVEKPLAHTLESAERIAATARETDCLCMVGFQNRFLNVCKVLKWYIDEGYLGEIRHVQAAYIRRRGVPGRGSWYTSSEIAGGGAVIDIGIHLIDLLDHFLDAPVIDDVAATTRQDFGHRESYAYLDMWGEDADANMFDVEDSASGFLTYEDETTATLEVAWAANAESVHRYQLYGTEGGAVLDITDRLNGMAEVDQSLRFYGANTGGMDHYLDASVTVNSNDPYREQLRTFTTAITEDAPPSVNTIEQALAVQQVVDRIYAENE from the coding sequence ATGACCGAGGACACGCTCGAAATCGGGGTCGCGGGGCTCGGGACCTATGGTCTCCTCCGAGCGGAAATCCTCGCCGAGTTCGGCCACACGGTGTACGGTTCGGACGCGAGCCCGGATGCCCGCGAGGAGTTCGAGCGCCGCGTCGGCACCGCGGTGTTCGAACGCCCCGCCGAACTCTTCGAACGCGACCTCGATGGCGTTCTCGTCACGACACCGAACAAGTTCCACGAGCCGGTCGCCACGGCGGCGATGGAGCGCGGGTTCGACATGTTCGTCGAGAAGCCGCTGGCCCACACTCTCGAAAGCGCCGAACGGATCGCCGCAACCGCGCGTGAAACGGACTGTCTCTGCATGGTCGGCTTCCAAAATCGGTTTTTGAACGTCTGTAAGGTGCTCAAGTGGTACATCGACGAGGGATATCTCGGAGAGATCAGACACGTTCAGGCGGCGTACATCCGGCGGCGTGGGGTGCCAGGCCGCGGGTCGTGGTACACCTCCTCGGAGATCGCCGGCGGCGGTGCGGTGATCGATATCGGCATTCACTTGATCGATCTCCTCGACCACTTCCTCGACGCGCCGGTGATCGACGACGTCGCCGCCACGACCCGTCAGGACTTCGGCCACCGCGAGTCCTACGCCTACCTCGACATGTGGGGCGAGGACGCCGACGCGAACATGTTTGACGTCGAGGACTCGGCGTCGGGTTTCTTGACCTACGAGGACGAGACCACCGCGACGCTCGAAGTCGCGTGGGCGGCCAACGCCGAGTCGGTCCACAGATACCAGCTCTACGGTACCGAGGGTGGCGCGGTACTCGACATCACCGATCGCCTCAACGGTATGGCCGAGGTCGACCAAAGCCTCCGATTTTACGGCGCGAACACGGGCGGCATGGACCACTACCTCGACGCTTCGGTCACGGTGAACTCGAACGACCCGTACCGGGAGCAGTTGCGCACGTTCACGACGGCGATCACCGAGGACGCCCCGCCATCGGTGAACACCATCGAGCAGGCGCTCGCCGTCCAGCAGGTCGTCGACCGTATTTACGCCGAAAACGAGTGA
- a CDS encoding IclR family transcriptional regulator → MTPDADGAKTINSVDNAVRILDELLARETAGVTELGEAVGLSKATVHHYLTTLRQHGFVQQVDGTYRLGLRPLSYGGAAREREAVFQSGKEGVDRLAATTGETARLVVERNGYAVTLYQSSERPHEEIPTTLGTREDLHSTAAGKAMLAALDDSYLDAFLEREELTRHTRNTIVDPATLRAEIADVRSRGIAFDDNEQFEGVRCVSTPLVTDAGGLLGALSVSSSTANRSDEAFEEEFPQALQNVAGVIEINTAYRGWVE, encoded by the coding sequence ATGACCCCGGACGCCGACGGCGCAAAGACGATCAACTCGGTCGACAACGCGGTTCGCATCCTCGACGAGCTCCTCGCTCGGGAGACCGCCGGGGTCACGGAGTTGGGCGAGGCGGTCGGTCTCTCGAAGGCCACCGTCCATCACTACTTGACGACCCTCCGGCAACACGGTTTCGTCCAGCAGGTGGATGGAACCTACCGCCTCGGCCTCCGGCCGCTCTCGTACGGCGGCGCGGCCCGCGAGCGCGAGGCGGTGTTTCAGTCCGGTAAGGAGGGCGTCGACAGGCTCGCGGCCACCACCGGCGAGACCGCCCGACTCGTCGTCGAGCGCAATGGGTACGCCGTCACGCTGTATCAGTCCTCGGAACGCCCCCACGAGGAGATCCCGACCACGCTCGGCACGCGCGAGGACCTCCATAGCACCGCCGCGGGGAAGGCGATGCTCGCTGCCCTCGACGACTCGTATCTCGATGCGTTCCTCGAACGAGAAGAGTTGACACGACACACTCGAAACACCATCGTGGACCCGGCGACCCTGCGCGCAGAGATCGCCGACGTCCGTTCTCGAGGAATTGCGTTTGACGATAACGAACAGTTCGAGGGCGTCCGGTGTGTCTCGACCCCCCTCGTCACCGACGCCGGAGGACTCCTCGGCGCGCTCAGCGTGAGCAGTTCCACCGCGAACCGCTCGGACGAAGCTTTCGAGGAGGAGTTCCCCCAGGCTCTCCAGAACGTCGCCGGCGTCATCGAGATCAACACCGCCTACCGCGGGTGGGTCGAGTGA
- the dgoD gene encoding galactonate dehydratase translates to MQITGYELYEVPPRWLFLKIETSTGLVGWGEPIVEGRAKTVRTAVEELFDSYLVGKDPLRIEDHWQAMYRGGFYRGGPILMSAIAGVDQALWDIKGRHYEAPVYDLLGGKSREKIRVYKWIGGDRPGDVASEATRLAEAGYTALKMDATNQTRHVEGREVLKGIVSRIEHVRSEVDDSVDMAVDCRGRVSKSMAKTLTRRLTEFDLLFVEEPVLPENLEHLPVIANQSGTPLAAGERLYSRWDYQPVFEDSAIDVIQPDVSHAGGISEMRRLASAAETHDVAVAPNCPLGPIALASSLQVVTHVPNFLVQDHGFDVHSDARGPAHEYLAGESPFVFDDGYLDTLDEPGLGIEIDESVVAEKSTMETDWHNPIWRHEDGSIADW, encoded by the coding sequence ATGCAAATCACCGGCTACGAACTGTACGAAGTCCCGCCGCGCTGGCTCTTCCTCAAGATCGAGACGAGCACGGGGCTGGTCGGCTGGGGCGAGCCGATCGTCGAGGGTCGCGCGAAGACGGTACGAACGGCGGTCGAGGAGCTGTTCGACAGCTATCTCGTCGGCAAGGACCCGCTCCGGATCGAGGACCACTGGCAGGCGATGTATCGCGGCGGGTTCTATCGCGGGGGCCCGATCTTGATGAGTGCGATCGCGGGCGTCGACCAGGCACTCTGGGACATCAAGGGTCGTCACTACGAGGCCCCCGTCTACGATCTACTCGGTGGCAAGAGCCGGGAGAAGATCCGGGTGTACAAGTGGATCGGCGGGGATCGTCCGGGTGACGTCGCGAGCGAGGCGACCCGGCTCGCGGAGGCCGGTTACACCGCTCTGAAGATGGACGCGACCAACCAGACCCGCCACGTCGAGGGGCGCGAGGTGCTGAAGGGGATCGTCTCGCGGATCGAGCACGTCAGAAGCGAGGTCGACGACTCGGTCGATATGGCGGTCGACTGCCGCGGTCGTGTTTCGAAATCGATGGCGAAGACGTTGACCCGCCGGCTGACCGAGTTCGACCTGTTGTTCGTCGAGGAGCCGGTGTTGCCGGAGAACCTCGAACACCTTCCCGTGATCGCGAACCAGTCGGGCACCCCGCTCGCTGCGGGTGAACGGCTCTACTCGCGGTGGGACTACCAACCGGTGTTCGAGGACAGCGCGATCGACGTGATCCAACCTGACGTCTCCCACGCTGGCGGCATCTCCGAGATGCGTCGGCTGGCGAGTGCCGCCGAGACCCACGACGTCGCGGTCGCGCCGAACTGTCCGCTCGGACCGATCGCGCTCGCGTCCTCGCTTCAGGTCGTGACCCACGTTCCGAACTTCCTCGTTCAGGATCACGGGTTCGACGTCCATTCGGACGCGCGAGGGCCCGCCCACGAGTATCTCGCGGGAGAGTCGCCGTTCGTGTTCGACGACGGCTATCTCGACACGCTCGACGAGCCCGGACTGGGCATCGAGATCGACGAGTCGGTGGTTGCGGAGAAATCCACGATGGAGACCGACTGGCACAACCCCATTTGGCGACACGAGGACGGCAGCATCGCTGACTGGTGA
- a CDS encoding Rid family detoxifying hydrolase — protein MNELETDDAPASIGPFSQGIVEGDTIYVSGQGPVDPDTGDVIEGSPGEQTRRTLENVGAVLRAADASLDDIVKTTVYLKDMRYYDEVNDVYGELLSEPYPARSAFEVVKLPVDIDVEIEAMATVPETGGAD, from the coding sequence ATGAACGAACTCGAAACCGACGACGCACCGGCAAGTATCGGCCCGTTCTCGCAGGGAATCGTCGAGGGCGACACGATCTACGTTTCGGGACAGGGACCAGTCGACCCCGACACCGGCGACGTGATCGAGGGCTCGCCCGGTGAACAGACGAGACGCACGCTCGAAAACGTCGGCGCGGTTCTTCGGGCTGCGGACGCCTCACTCGACGATATCGTGAAGACGACGGTCTATCTCAAGGACATGCGCTACTACGACGAGGTCAACGACGTCTACGGCGAACTCCTGTCGGAGCCGTATCCCGCGCGCAGCGCGTTCGAAGTGGTAAAACTCCCCGTCGATATCGACGTCGAGATCGAAGCGATGGCGACGGTCCCCGAAACCGGCGGCGCTGACTGA
- a CDS encoding PIG-L deacetylase family protein → MHVVAIVAHPDDADIFCGGTLAKHAARGDRVTIAHMTRGEYGGLGTDTEAEIADVREKEARASGEVLGADAVEFLGFEDGRITYSLDNRLRIVEALRRYDPDVVLTHFREDMHPDHRVTSRLVTDAYYMASLPLAETDHGPCDPDNVYYFGKPTSEFEPSTFVDTSEHVDRKLRAIEQHESQVAFLTEHGGIDAEFDNLLDGIYAEGVVLGKRTGVGSAEGFAPLHERASKYLG, encoded by the coding sequence ATGCACGTGGTAGCGATTGTCGCCCATCCAGACGATGCTGACATCTTCTGTGGCGGAACGCTCGCGAAACACGCGGCCCGCGGCGACAGGGTGACGATCGCCCACATGACCCGCGGCGAGTACGGCGGTCTCGGAACCGATACCGAGGCGGAGATCGCCGACGTTCGCGAAAAAGAGGCCCGGGCGTCCGGCGAGGTGCTCGGGGCCGACGCGGTGGAGTTCCTCGGATTCGAGGACGGACGGATCACCTACTCGCTCGACAACCGACTGCGGATCGTCGAGGCACTCCGCCGATACGATCCCGACGTGGTTCTCACGCATTTCCGCGAGGACATGCATCCCGATCACCGAGTTACCTCCCGGCTGGTGACGGACGCGTACTACATGGCGTCGCTCCCGCTCGCCGAAACCGACCACGGACCGTGTGATCCGGACAACGTCTATTACTTCGGGAAACCCACCTCTGAATTCGAGCCGTCGACGTTCGTCGACACTAGCGAGCACGTCGATCGGAAGCTCAGGGCGATCGAACAGCACGAATCCCAGGTAGCCTTCCTCACCGAACACGGTGGAATCGACGCCGAGTTCGACAACCTCCTCGACGGAATCTACGCCGAAGGGGTCGTGCTCGGTAAGCGGACCGGCGTCGGGAGCGCCGAAGGGTTCGCCCCGCTCCACGAGCGCGCCAGCAAGTATCTCGGGTGA
- a CDS encoding aminotransferase class V-fold PLP-dependent enzyme — translation MSEDDSIYRELDVTPVVNAAGTKTRIGGSRIRPGALDAMRRAADEFVEIGDLEARASTSIADVTGAEAGYVTSGASAGLLLCAAAAIAGHDVGVMNALPDTSDVPSEIVMPRTHRTGYDHAFRTAGASIVDVGTNDRYLGTGATDVEPWQLDRAITDETVAVGYIEKSYTQPPLASVVEVAHRNDVPVIVDAAAEVPPRENLSAFIETGADMVVFSGGKGIRGPQTTGFVAGKREYVASIAAQHLDMHVANDLWEPPTDLIDRERFDGVPRQGIGRPLKVGKEELVGAIRALELFVEEDHGRLEAKWIDLAEAMAERLAETGLGVRVTSPNGTSVAPEVVVDVEATGVGTNATELARALRDEDPRVYVGTDDLSDGKIVVNPMCLDESEAEYVIDRIVANVE, via the coding sequence ATGAGTGAGGACGATTCCATCTACCGCGAGCTAGACGTGACGCCTGTCGTGAACGCAGCGGGGACGAAGACCCGTATCGGCGGGAGCCGGATTCGACCTGGCGCGCTTGACGCCATGCGGCGGGCTGCCGACGAGTTCGTCGAGATCGGCGACCTCGAAGCACGGGCCTCGACATCGATCGCCGACGTCACGGGTGCGGAGGCCGGCTACGTCACCAGCGGAGCCAGCGCGGGACTGTTGCTGTGTGCGGCGGCCGCCATCGCGGGCCACGACGTCGGTGTAATGAACGCCCTCCCGGACACGTCCGACGTGCCGAGCGAGATCGTCATGCCCCGCACTCACCGGACGGGCTACGACCATGCGTTCCGGACCGCCGGCGCGTCGATCGTCGACGTCGGTACCAACGACCGGTACCTCGGCACCGGCGCGACCGACGTCGAGCCGTGGCAGCTCGATCGCGCGATCACCGACGAGACGGTCGCCGTCGGCTACATCGAGAAATCCTACACCCAACCGCCGCTGGCGTCGGTCGTCGAGGTCGCCCATCGTAACGACGTCCCAGTGATCGTGGACGCCGCAGCGGAGGTTCCGCCGCGCGAGAACCTCTCGGCGTTCATAGAAACGGGTGCGGACATGGTGGTGTTCAGCGGTGGAAAAGGGATCCGTGGTCCCCAGACCACCGGGTTCGTCGCGGGCAAGCGCGAGTACGTCGCGTCGATCGCGGCCCAGCATCTCGATATGCACGTCGCGAACGATCTCTGGGAGCCGCCGACCGATCTCATCGATCGAGAACGGTTCGACGGCGTGCCACGCCAGGGCATCGGCCGGCCGCTGAAGGTCGGAAAAGAAGAGCTCGTCGGCGCGATCCGTGCACTCGAACTGTTCGTCGAGGAGGATCACGGCCGGCTCGAAGCGAAGTGGATCGATCTCGCCGAGGCGATGGCGGAGCGACTCGCCGAGACCGGGCTCGGTGTGCGGGTGACGAGCCCCAACGGCACCAGCGTCGCCCCGGAGGTCGTCGTCGACGTCGAGGCGACCGGTGTCGGGACGAACGCCACAGAACTCGCGCGCGCACTCCGCGACGAAGACCCCCGAGTCTACGTCGGCACCGACGACCTCTCTGACGGCAAAATCGTCGTGAATCCGATGTGTCTCGACGAGAGCGAGGCCGAGTACGTGATCGATCGCATCGTCGCGAACGTCGAGTAG
- a CDS encoding AGE family epimerase/isomerase → MTATHRDPERIRSKLCRVLQFYWPDIVDRRFGGYIAQLDERDGHVYDGRSKHLVATCRAIHNFSIGVAIDGPTYCRAAAEHGLHFLRHVQWDADNEGYDWLLSGRETTDDTRHCYGHAFAVLATARATEIGLPDADAELERALGVLNGRFFEPEYGLYADVATGDWSEYRPYRGQNANMHACEAMLAAYEATGDEAHLDRAATVARSLVRDRTDEAGRVWEHYTPEWEPDLGYNRNEPDHLFRPWGYQPGHHAEWAKLLCHLADHRDDDWLVSRAMELFDTAIEIGWDDDHDGFHYTVDRSGEPVVADKYGWALAEGIGAAARLAVHDETYLEWYDHLQRCATDHVVNPRFGNWYERLDSDWSRDGPNHGTAVEPGYHPVANHYAAMNVFEQHGDLR, encoded by the coding sequence ATGACAGCCACACATCGTGATCCGGAACGGATCCGTTCCAAGCTATGTCGGGTGCTTCAGTTTTACTGGCCCGACATCGTGGATCGACGGTTTGGCGGCTACATCGCCCAGCTCGACGAACGTGACGGCCACGTCTACGACGGGCGATCGAAACATCTCGTCGCGACGTGCCGTGCCATCCACAACTTTTCGATCGGCGTCGCGATCGACGGCCCGACGTACTGTCGCGCGGCCGCCGAGCACGGGCTCCACTTCCTCCGGCACGTTCAATGGGACGCCGACAACGAGGGCTACGACTGGCTTCTTTCCGGTCGCGAGACGACCGACGACACGCGTCACTGCTACGGCCACGCGTTCGCCGTCCTCGCGACCGCACGTGCGACAGAGATCGGGCTCCCCGACGCGGACGCGGAACTGGAGCGCGCCCTCGGCGTCCTGAACGGCCGCTTCTTCGAACCCGAGTACGGGCTCTACGCGGACGTGGCCACCGGTGACTGGAGCGAATATCGACCCTACAGGGGACAGAACGCGAACATGCACGCGTGTGAAGCGATGCTCGCCGCGTACGAGGCCACCGGCGACGAGGCCCATCTCGATCGTGCCGCCACTGTTGCCCGGTCGCTCGTCCGTGATCGTACGGACGAGGCTGGCCGTGTCTGGGAACATTACACTCCGGAGTGGGAGCCCGATCTCGGGTACAACCGCAACGAGCCCGACCACTTGTTCCGTCCGTGGGGGTATCAGCCGGGCCACCACGCCGAATGGGCGAAGCTCCTTTGCCATCTCGCAGACCATCGCGACGACGACTGGCTCGTGTCGCGCGCGATGGAGCTGTTCGACACTGCCATCGAAATCGGCTGGGACGACGATCACGATGGGTTCCACTATACGGTCGATCGGAGCGGCGAACCGGTCGTGGCCGACAAATACGGGTGGGCGCTGGCTGAAGGGATTGGCGCGGCCGCCCGTCTCGCGGTTCACGACGAGACGTACCTCGAGTGGTACGACCACCTCCAGCGATGTGCGACCGACCACGTCGTCAATCCACGGTTCGGGAACTGGTACGAGCGCTTGGACTCCGACTGGAGTCGGGATGGACCGAACCACGGAACTGCGGTCGAGCCTGGCTATCATCCAGTCGCCAACCACTACGCAGCGATGAACGTGTTCGAGCAGCACGGTGATCTCCGATAG
- a CDS encoding IclR family transcriptional regulator yields the protein MEPNGSPNTVGAVRTAFSLLAAVAERGGTAGVTELATACEMPKSTVYKHLNTLVEIGYLERDDGTYALGARMVDLGQHSLARTDLYPAAKPQIERLAELTDETAGIAVESRGRVADLYWDSRSDSAISAAGTSKHPHCSAPGKAILSQCSDSSAESIVAELGLPPRTSNTITDVEHLVNAVRRVRERGVAIEREEQYEGVNSVAVPLTDLTPNAAIYVAGSAERLSSKRIEEDIPGILLSAANEVTKRFLAET from the coding sequence ATGGAACCGAACGGGTCGCCGAACACGGTCGGTGCGGTGCGGACAGCGTTTTCGCTGCTGGCGGCGGTCGCGGAACGCGGCGGCACTGCCGGTGTGACGGAACTGGCGACTGCCTGTGAGATGCCCAAAAGCACCGTGTACAAACATCTCAACACGCTCGTGGAGATCGGGTATTTAGAGCGTGACGACGGTACGTACGCACTGGGAGCCCGGATGGTGGATCTCGGGCAGCACTCGCTCGCACGGACCGATCTCTACCCCGCAGCGAAGCCACAGATAGAACGGCTGGCGGAGCTAACCGACGAGACGGCTGGCATCGCGGTCGAGAGTCGAGGTCGCGTGGCGGATCTCTACTGGGATTCCCGCAGCGATAGCGCGATCAGCGCGGCCGGCACCTCGAAACACCCACACTGCAGCGCTCCCGGGAAGGCGATACTCTCACAGTGTTCGGATTCGAGCGCCGAGTCGATCGTCGCGGAACTCGGCCTTCCGCCGCGGACGTCGAACACGATCACCGATGTGGAACACCTCGTGAACGCCGTCCGACGCGTCCGCGAGCGTGGCGTCGCCATCGAGCGCGAGGAACAGTACGAGGGCGTCAACAGCGTCGCTGTGCCGCTCACCGATCTCACTCCGAACGCGGCGATCTACGTCGCGGGCAGTGCCGAGCGGCTATCGAGCAAGCGTATCGAGGAAGACATCCCCGGTATCCTCCTGAGCGCGGCCAACGAAGTGACGAAGCGCTTTCTCGCCGAAACGTAG
- a CDS encoding glucose 1-dehydrogenase gives MKAVVVQQGETEPTVVEIDEPTPDPGEALLRTLRVGIDGTDHEVIEGNHGGFPDGDDYQVLGHEAVAVVADANGTDLNEGQLVVPTVRRPREEGNEYFERGEPDMAPDGQYVERGIVGAHGYMAEYFTSAPRYLVPVPDAFAESGFLVEPISNTEKALEHAHATRSAFEWTPETGLVLGNGPLGLLTLAMLEGGRTDFSRTYCLGRRDRPDPTIDIIERLGATYVDSRETPVSVISEVHEPMDFVYEATGYAKHAFETVHALRSNGVGALLGIPEDWTFEIDGGALHRELVLQNKALFGSVNSNVRHYEAAIDSLSAFPDWLVDDLVTGVHEPAAAPAAFETNDETIKTVVEFDTV, from the coding sequence ATGAAGGCCGTCGTCGTCCAGCAGGGCGAAACCGAGCCCACGGTCGTCGAGATAGACGAGCCGACACCCGATCCGGGGGAAGCGCTGCTCCGGACGCTGCGAGTCGGGATCGACGGGACCGATCACGAGGTCATCGAGGGTAATCACGGAGGATTCCCTGACGGTGACGACTACCAGGTTCTCGGCCACGAGGCGGTTGCGGTCGTAGCGGACGCGAACGGCACCGACCTCAACGAGGGGCAACTCGTGGTCCCGACGGTCCGCCGCCCCCGCGAGGAGGGCAACGAGTATTTCGAACGTGGTGAGCCCGACATGGCTCCCGACGGCCAGTACGTCGAGCGCGGGATCGTTGGCGCGCACGGCTACATGGCCGAGTACTTCACGAGCGCGCCACGATATCTGGTTCCGGTGCCGGATGCGTTCGCCGAATCGGGCTTTCTCGTCGAGCCGATCAGCAACACCGAGAAAGCGCTCGAACACGCCCACGCGACGCGGTCGGCGTTCGAGTGGACGCCCGAGACCGGACTCGTGCTCGGGAACGGCCCGCTCGGGCTGTTGACCCTCGCGATGCTGGAGGGCGGGCGGACCGATTTCTCTCGGACGTACTGTCTGGGACGGCGGGATCGCCCCGACCCCACGATCGACATCATCGAACGGCTCGGCGCGACCTACGTCGATTCGCGCGAGACGCCGGTGTCGGTGATTTCCGAGGTCCACGAACCGATGGATTTCGTGTACGAGGCGACCGGCTACGCGAAACACGCCTTCGAAACCGTCCACGCGCTCCGTTCCAATGGCGTGGGTGCGCTGCTCGGGATCCCCGAAGACTGGACGTTCGAGATCGATGGGGGTGCACTCCATCGCGAGCTAGTGCTCCAGAACAAGGCGCTGTTCGGCAGCGTCAACTCGAACGTGCGCCACTACGAGGCCGCGATCGACTCGCTTTCGGCGTTTCCCGACTGGCTCGTGGATGATCTCGTCACCGGCGTTCACGAACCGGCGGCGGCCCCGGCCGCCTTCGAAACCAACGACGAAACGATCAAAACCGTCGTCGAGTTCGACACGGTCTGA
- a CDS encoding GNAT family N-acetyltransferase: protein MTATVEQLTDRAAIRDGISLWNDQHPDFRIGDRLAANVFAPFAGLDVRCYGSYADEELVAFGVLKRLTRSVGGYDATDTAWLSLFAFDGDADRGRPIAEELLTAIGETAVESGAARLRLGGDPQNFVAGVPNTVSSAYRDVLTAAGFAIDTDDVVYDLQRSITEFAPPDAVQATGREWPGLDVERATDHEPALQSFLADQFPGRWHYEAENICRVPGGPEDYWVLLYEDSVVGFARSNRHDGAYRGANVNWGWRLADAHCGVGPLGVHTDYRGRGWGLYMISEIVCRLRDAGYEAAVIDWTDLHDYYEQLGFERWIAYDSAVRELSGASSV, encoded by the coding sequence ATGACGGCTACCGTCGAGCAACTCACGGATCGTGCGGCGATCCGCGATGGCATCTCGCTCTGGAACGACCAGCACCCGGACTTCCGGATCGGCGATCGTCTCGCAGCCAACGTTTTCGCGCCGTTTGCCGGGCTTGACGTGCGGTGCTACGGGAGCTACGCCGATGAGGAACTGGTCGCGTTCGGCGTGCTGAAACGGCTCACCCGCTCGGTCGGCGGGTACGACGCGACCGATACCGCGTGGCTCTCGCTGTTCGCGTTCGACGGTGACGCCGATCGCGGCCGACCGATCGCCGAGGAGTTGCTGACCGCGATCGGCGAGACGGCGGTCGAGAGCGGTGCGGCGCGACTCCGCCTTGGCGGCGATCCACAGAACTTCGTCGCGGGTGTGCCGAACACCGTCAGTTCGGCGTATCGCGACGTACTGACGGCAGCCGGGTTCGCGATCGACACCGACGACGTGGTGTACGACCTTCAGCGGAGCATTACCGAATTCGCACCGCCGGACGCCGTTCAAGCGACCGGCCGCGAGTGGCCCGGACTGGATGTGGAACGAGCGACGGATCACGAGCCGGCGTTGCAGTCCTTCCTCGCCGATCAGTTTCCCGGTCGATGGCACTACGAGGCTGAGAACATCTGTCGGGTTCCAGGTGGGCCCGAGGACTACTGGGTGCTACTGTACGAGGACAGCGTGGTTGGTTTCGCCCGCTCGAACCGTCACGACGGCGCGTACCGCGGCGCGAACGTGAACTGGGGGTGGCGACTCGCCGACGCACACTGCGGTGTCGGTCCGCTCGGAGTTCACACAGACTACCGTGGTCGCGGGTGGGGACTGTACATGATCAGCGAGATCGTCTGTCGGCTGCGGGACGCGGGCTACGAGGCCGCGGTGATCGACTGGACCGATCTCCACGACTACTACGAGCAGCTTGGGTTCGAACGATGGATCGCCTACGATTCCGCCGTTCGCGAACTGTCCGGTGCGAGCTCCGTCTGA